In Funiculus sociatus GB2-C1, the genomic stretch GTAGTGGAAGAAAATGTTTTTGATACGGGTTTGTCGGTTTCTGCGCCTTTTTTTACCGGAAATTTTTTAAGTTTTGTAGGGGAGACTTCGCGCCAAATTAACCGCCGTTTGGAAGCAGCAATGGCGGGATTTGATTTTGAGGCGGGAGCAAAAATAGCGAGTTTGGGCGATTCTGGTGACATCAGAGGCTATGCTGGGCTGTATTATTATGATGCGAATGGTAGCGATGAAATTCTCGGCTGGCGCACCCGATTAGAAGTACGTCCAACTGATAGTTTAAGGTTGGGTTTGTCGGTTCAAGATGACGCAACTTTTGGCACTAATGTTGTGTTGAGTGTGGCGGCAAATTTTCCCGGAAGCCGCCCCAGAGGTAGCAGAAATCAAACATTAGCAAGAATGGGGGAGTGGGTAGCGCGTCAAGTTAATATTATTGTTGATGAACAATTTGAGGCTGAGACGATACGCGATCGCTTCACAGTTTTGGCAACTAATCCCAATACCAATGAGCCATATTTCTTCCAGCACGTTAACTTAGATGCACAGGTGGGAAATGGTACTTTTGAGCTTCCATTTGGTACGCTACAAGATGCGCTGAGTGTAGCTAAGTCTGACAATATTATTTATGTGCAACCAGGTAAAAATTTAACTGAAATTCCCACCTTCACTCTCCCAAATAATGTAGCGCTATTGTCAACTGCCCCTGTGCAAAATATTAATGGTGTAGTATTACCGCTTTCTGGTGCTGGGGTACAGCCTATAGTTAGAGGAGGTGTCACTTTAGGGAATAATAACACCATTTCTGGGTTTGCGATCGCTAACCCCAACGGCGCTGGCATCACTGGAAATAACATCAGCAATCCGACAATTCGAGAGAATGCGATCGCTAACACAGCAACTGATGGCATCCGATTAGATAATCCTACTGGCAAAGTTACTATTTCTAACAACAACTTTTCTAATATTGATGGTAATGGCATTAGTATCAACACTGCCAATACTCAATCCGAGTTAGTCATAGATTCAAATATCATTACCCGCGACATTAGCGGTTTTGGTTTCACAGGAATTAAGATTGTAGCTGGTGATGATACCGTAACCACAGCCACCATTTCTAATAACAAAATTTCCGAAAGTATGTTTAGAGGTATTCAAATAGATGCTGTGGGCAATTCCCAAACTCGCCTGTTAGTCGAGTCTAATACTATTAGTGGCAGTCAATTTAATGGAATTACCATCAATGCCGATGAAAACGCCCAAATTTCCACCAGTGTCCGATTAAACACCCTGAGAAACAATAATGTTGTTGGCGCTTTTGGCGGCGGCGAATTTGACGCGCAAGCTTATAGTAACTCTTCGGTTTGCTTGCAACTTGATAATAATAAAAGCACACCGAGTACCAACGGACAGGATTATAATTTAGCCAATAACAATGTTGGCATTTCTACATTCCAAGTTGAGGATACGCTGGCAACAAATACTGGCACTGTTACTGAGAATCCTGCACCATTAGACTTACCGAAAGTACCGCGTGGAACTTGTGGCTTTCCGTAGGATTAAGAATACAGATAATAATTAAAGCCCGCCTATGCGGGCTTTAATTATTATCTGTATTCAGTCGGTCGGCGTTTTCTAACTTCCCGCGATCGCGCTTTGCTGTGACTCCGGCAAAATCCGCCCTACCGCTTGTTTCACGAAAGACTGCAAGAAAACCGTGCGTTGATTTTGCTGGAAAACTCTTTGCAGCGTCTCTTTTAATTGGTCAATATTAAAAGGATGCCCCTCGGCGGTTATACTGGCTTCCTGCGCTTGGAAGTATTCAATCAAGCACATTCCTGCCAACCGAGTTAGATAGGCGGCGCTGACGCCCTGAACTGCGCCTCCAGCGACAAAAGTGATGGCATTGCCTTTGAGAATACCGCCGATGGTTTGAGTAGAAAGTTCTACCAAACCAAGTTTAAGCATCAAGCTACCCATTGTTCCCGCCACTGTCTGCGCTTGCTGGAGGGAGAATTTTTGCTGATACATAGCGCCCAAATCTATCACCATTTGGGCATTAATCGCAGCAGTTGCCAACAAGTCTAGGGCTGGTACGGGGTTGGCAAAAGCTGTAGCAGCTGCTATCCACTGGAATTGTTCAATTACCGGTAAGGCGCGATCGCGTCTTACCTCATTTAAGGCTGTTTTCGCCTCTGTTTTCAACGCACCAGCTACCCGGAAGGTAGTTGTCCACACCAACTGTTGACTTTCTTGGGCTAAAATTTCACTCAAGCGACCAGTCAGTACACTCATGTCTGGGGCTGGAGTTTCCATCCATTCTTGCACCGAACCATCAGAGGAATGCTGACGCACTTTGATCGGACTAGGAGAGGCAGCGATCGCTACTACATCCTCTGCCATCATCATTGATAGCATCCGTTGCCGTAACTGTTGCAACACAGTCGCGCCCTCTTCTGGCAAATATTGGTCTTGCTTGTTAAAAACCAATACCGGTCGATGATTTGCTCTCACCAGCTGCTTTAATATTTGATACTCTGGGTCTGTCAAATCCCCATTTGTGACAAATAGCACTAAATCTGACCTCTCCTCCAACCCCTCCCCTAACAGCGGAGGGGAGTCTGACACCTTCCCTTTAAGGGAAGAAGGCTGAATCGTTAGGTCAGTCGCAGTAAATAAAGCTGGTGTCTCCTGCAAATCCAGTTTTTGCTGCTGTTGAGGAACCCAGTTTGACTTTAAAACTTGAATTAAGGTAGTTTTCCCTACCGCCTTCCCACCAGTAACAGCCAGGTGTATCTCTTGGCGATCTATTTCGGCTACGAGTTGCCCAACTTTTTCTCGCAGTTTACCATTGGTAACGCGACCTTCTGCTTCTGTCTCTAATTGAGTAATAACAGCTTGTGCTTGCGTGATCGCGTCTTCCACCGTTTCCCTGTCTATCTTACCCATCTCTGGCAACTTAGTTTCTTTAGCTGTCCTTCCGAACCACCAGAAACCAGTACCGACTGCTAAAGCGCCCAACATCCCCAACTCACCGAGATGTAATACCGAATGATGCAGACTCTGCAACATCCACAGCGATAATGATAAGCCTACTCCCCCCACCAAAACGGGTCGCCGCAAGTTGACAGCCATAAACAGTTAAATGTAATTCTAAATACTTATTTACCAGCATAAAACAAAACCCTGCAACCGTTTCCGATTACAGGGTTTGTTTTACTACTAAGTGGCGGGAAGTGGATTTGAACCACTGACCTTCGGGTTATGAGCCCGACGAGCTACCAGGCTGCTCTATCCCGCGTTGCCGCTTTCACTTATTTAATATAACACTAAATTCACGAATGTGACAACTAAAGCAAAGATAATTCTCCAACTACCTCTAAACGCTTGAATTTGCCCAGGCTCATAAAGTGTTCAGATAGAGTTTCCGCCACGGTGGGAGTAATCCAGCCCATCTGCTTGAGCAAGTGAATGGCAACGGCATATTTAGCTCGTCCGGCACCATCCATTACCTTAATTGCCAGCCCCATGCCAACACCTTCTCTACCGATGCACTCAATCCCTTCAGCACCGCCTTTGCTGACGATTTCCCCTTCGGTTAAGCGCATCAGTTCTGTATCAAATTCCCCTTCTCCTGCCACTAGAGTCGGGTGATGAGTCATAGCGCGGACGATGCGCTCCATATCCAAATTGTTACCAGAGGCAAGCTGAGCAAACAAGGTAGCCATTTGCCCCAGTTGCATGAAGTAGGTAGGAGCGCCACAATCATCGTGGGCGCTAATAAACTCTGCCGCAGGCATTCGCAGCAACTCGGCAACTTTGCCTAAAATTAGCTGCTGAACTGGGTGATTGCGCTGCAAATAGGTATTCAAAGGCCAATTTCTTGCCTGACAAACCGCGAGCATCCCCGCGTGTTTCCCGGAACAATTGTATTCCAGAGGACTCTTCTTGCCTGGTGGAATTGGACACTGGAGTGCCGAAGGATCGACATCGCTGCGCCAAAGGATGTTAAACGCTTGCCTTACCTGCTGGGTAGTCCCCTTGTGAGAACTACAGATAATCGCTAAGTCTCGATCCGTCAGGTTGTAGCGTTCCAGGGTACCAGTGGTGGTGACTGCTAGTGCCTGAAATGGCTTGAGTGCGGAACGGACGAAAGCGGCTGTTTCTGCGCTACCCGCAACCGATAGTACGCGCCCCCGGTTGTCGCATACGACTGCTTGGGCGCGGTGTGTTGATTCGATAATGCCTTCGCGCAGCAACCGGACTTCGAGTTCTGCGGCTTGAGTTCTTTTTCCCCTTGTCATGGGTAAGACTTTAACATTTTTTGTCGATTGTCAGTAGTCATTTGTTCATTGTCAGTAGTGATTTGTTGGTTGGGGTTGGAACTGGGAAAGTTGTTAGAACCTCCTGCAACGTTTCAACTTGACAAATCTTCCCTAAGCAATGAGTAATTACAAAAAGTTCCAGATTATGCCACCAGCAACGAAAAATAAGGCGAGGATGCCGAATGTTCGCTGCAAGCGCTGGAAAATCGGCTGGATTTGGTAGGTGACAATGAAGCGATCGCGTGCCAAAATCTCTTCCGGCTTCGTCCAGCATTGACCGTCATACCAGCCTGATTCCTCATAAAATACTGTAGAACTCGAAAGGCGCGATCGCACGTAAGACCAGCCTAAATATAGTCGCAACAGTGCGAATACCACTCCCACGGAAGCGATTGCCCCACCACAGATGATAAACTTGCCCAGATACTTTCCCGGAGCAAAACTAGCCGCCGACAGCGGTGCTGCTATCATCCACGATATCCCCCAAAGCACCGCCAGCTTTTTGAGATAATCTCCCAAATCTTGCGTCACCCAGCAAAATAACCAGGAATCCTTCAACTCCTGGTACTCATTAATAGGCTGCTGTTCAGTTGGAACCGGGCAAACAGTAACTGTCGATTCCATCATGGTCTTATTCTCCCACTGGCTGGGATGCTGTAAACTCTATTCGTTCAGCGTGTCCCCAAAATGCTTCCAGATTATAAAACTCGCGCTCTGGAGGAAGCAAGATATGAACAATTACATCGCCGTAGTCCATGACTATCCAGCTGCCCTCTGCTTTTCCTTCCACACGCAGTGGTAGCCGTTGGCACTGTGTTTCCACCTTTTCTTCAATCGACTGCGCGATCGCCCTTACCTGTACCCTAGAGAATCCGGTAGCGATCGCAAAGTAATCTGCTAGATAGGATACCTCTGCCACATTTAGCAATACAATATCAGACGCTTTGCGGTCATCTGCTGCTGTGGCAACTGTCATTGCCAGTTCTTGAGAAGCGTTCTGTTTTTCTGCATTTACGGGACGCACGGGCAACCCATTCGTCCCTGTTCGGCTAGAGAGTAATGTTTCCTCTGTGCTGGGCGTTGTCGAATGTACCTTAAACTGTTCTGACATTAAATCCTTATTTCCTTGTTCAAAAACACCTATAAATTCGTCAACAATTGATTTAACTTACAGCGACCCTGACTAAATCCCCAATTATGAATTCTAAATTTCAAATTATGATTTTTGGGCTTCCCGCCTCAAGTTTCTCTAGCTGCCAACTTTTTTACTTTTGATCATTTCTTCTGCTGATTGCTGCTTTTTGCTAGCCATTTGCAATGCCCAATTCCGGGTACGGATCGTGCGCGGATGAATTAAGCAACGGGTATCGAGTAGATATTTCAGAGAATAATCGCAAACCAGCCAAACAGCTTTGTAGAGATTTTCCCAGGCAGCTTGTCTCAAAGCTTCTAACTCACGTGTATCGCCTCTACCTGGTTCTAGGCTATCAGCTAAAAATACGATACAACTCAAGTTACTCATGCCTGGTCTGCCCAAGGTGTGATCCTGAATTGCCTGCAAAATTTCTTCATCAAATATTCCAAATTTGTCTCTAGCTACAATTGCACTGACATCTGCGTGCAGCAAATGCGGATTCTCTTCGTCCACAGGGTCTATTTCCAGTCCTTCTTCCTGTGCCATTTGCAACAGTACAGAAGGCTTAAAATATTTAGCCAGGTCGTGCATCAAGCCGCTGGTTGCCGCTTTTTCGACATCAAGGTGATAATGCAGTGCTAGAGATGCAGCCATCTGCTCAACGCCCAGAATGTGTTTTATCCGAGGGGCAGGGACATTATCTGCTAACCAGGCTAAGACGCGATCGCGCTTAATTGCCACAAATTCCATAAAATAAACGGTAGATGCGTTGAACGACTACTCTGGCGAGAGCAAGAGCGGGTGCTTTTTTCCCAGCAGTTAGTAGGGCGTGATCAACGCCTTAGAGGTTCGCTTGCTGCGAGCATCGCACATAAATCCAAAAGCAACCGCCGCATTGCTCCCATTCTAGATCAATGCAACGAAACCTCGCCAAACAGCTTCTCATACCTGTCCAGAGCTGTATTGAAAGCATAATTTTCAATAGCGTACTCTCTGCCTTGCTTACCCAGCACTTCGGCTTTGTCCGGATTTTTATACAAATCTAAAATTGCTGCCGCTAGAGCCTCGCTATCTTCCGGGGGTACGACAATACCACCTTTGCTCTGCTGCACTGCTTTAGCTGCCGTACCAGTAGAGGGAACAGAAGCTATTATCGGGCGACCGCTGGCTAATAACAGCTGGATTTTAGAAGGCATATTGAAGGAGATCACGTTTTCTTTTTGCATCACCATTCCAATATCAGCCGCCGCCAGCATTTGCGGCAGTTCTTTTCGCGGTTGAAATGGTAGCAGCAAAACGTTAGTAGCATCTATGTTTTGACGGTACAGCTCCAAATCTTGCAACGCTTTTTCCTCTCCCACAATTACAACAGCAATTTCTGGAATATGCTTGAGGCGAGCGGCTGCATCGATAAGGGCTGTCAAAGGTTGGGTGCGACCAATATTACCGGAGTAGAGAACAACAAATTTACCGTTAAGTTGATGAGCCTTACGGAAGGGACTATCTTCTTTTGGTAAGGGTTGGATAAAGTTAATATCAACCCAGTTGGGAATTAGTACAATTTTGTTTTCTTGAACACCTTTGCCCACCAAATTGTCAACAAACCCATCACTAATGACACTAATCTTAGTTGCACTCCAATAGGCAAATTTTTCCAGTCCTTCAAAGATGCGAATCATCCGTTTGTTTGTGAGCAGGCCTGTATGGACGGCTGCTTCCGGCAAAATATCCTGAAGATTTAATATCACTGGGCAACGGTGCAACCATCCCAGCATCGCCGCCGGAACGGCAACTGGCAGGGGCGGCACAGTTAAAAGAATCACATCCGGGCGCAGACCTTTAAGAGCATGAACTAAGCTGATGAGGACAAAGCTGGCATCCAACATCATTCGATCCAACAAACCCGGATTAGGGCGAATCCAGACATAATTACGCTGAACTGCCACACCCTTTTTCTTTTCGGTCATGTACAATTTGCCCTTATATTCATCGTATATGCGCCGTTGCGGATAGTTGGGCATGGCGGTGACAACACGCACTTCATGACCTTGTCGTACTAGACCTTCTGCTAGTTCGGTCATTAAAGGGGCAATGCCTATGGGTTCGGGATGGTAGTTATAGGAATAAATCAAAATCCGCATTTTTCTAGGTTCAACCACATTTTGAGCGGAAAGCTTCTACCTAGTTTAATCGCGGCTAGTCCTATGTGGCAGCGATCGCGTATCCTGCTTGTAGTTGATTTCGCTCATAATCTGTAGCTAAGTGAAGTGTGTACTCACTACAGACACATTCTTAACTGTAAATTGTTCCATATTTAAGTTACCTACCTAAAGGAGCTAAGAGCCTAGCTAGGACTGGATTTTTCCTTCTTGGCTTGTAAATGCCCGACTTTGACTAGCTTACTACTGCGATCGCAGTAGTAAGCCACTCAGCGAAGGATTTTTCTTCGCATTAACAAGCAATTTCGCCCGTCACTCATCCGGATGTAACAAAGTTCATCCGTAAACTGTTGCATAAATATCAATCCCCTCCCCCCTTCATTTTCCAAGGGGTCAAAATCCTTTTGGTTTAATAATGAAAGCTTTGATTGCAGCTTTGCTTCTAAATCAAATCGCTCTCCGTAGTCCCAAACCCGCATTTCCAGGTAGCTAGCAAAAACTTTCACCTGGATTTCAATGGGAGTATTCCGCGGTAAGTCTTTGTGAGCATGGCGAACCGCATTGGTGAAGCCTTCTGTCAAGGCAACCTGACATTGCCACCATAATTCATAGGGCAGCAACGGTAGAGTAAGCTGCTCAAACCATTGCAAAACTTCTGTTAAAGCATTCAAATCCGTCTCAACCTGAAGACGGGACTGTACCAGCGGTTGTTCCTTTTGCATTAACAGAAGTAATTGGGGTTTCCTAATAAGCACCACTGTTTTTGCGAAATAAGATCAGGACAGTTTTAACAATTAGCTGGATATCGTAAATCAAGCTCCAGTTTTGCTGATAGCGTAAATCTAAGCGGATTACGTCTTCAAAATTGCGTACTTGGCTTCGCCCATTTACCTGCCACTCCCCTGTCATACCGGGTTTCACATCTAAACGCTGCCATTCTGGCACTTCATAGCGCTCAACTTCATCCGGCGTAGGTGGTCTAGTGCCTACCAAACTCATCTCCCCTTTGAGTACATTCCAAAACTGAGGCAGTTCATCCAAACTACTCTTGCGTAAAAAGCGACCCACCCGCGTCACTCGCGGATCGTTTTCATTCTTGAAAAATGCACCCGTAGCTTGGTTTTCGATTTTGTCTTTCAGTGCTTCCGCATTTACGCACATCGAGCGAAATTTCCAAACCCGAAACCGTCTACCCATCCAACCACAGCGAGTCTGACTAAAGAAGATTGGCCCAGGATCGTCTACTTTTATGGCAATAACAATGGGGATAAACAAAATTGCTGAAATGACCAAACCTATCAGCGCCCCCACCACGTCAATACAACGCTTCACCCAGGAACGCACCGAAGGATGAGTTTCTGGTAGCTGTTTGTCTGACTTTTGTCCAGGTTTAGGTGTGGTGGCGTCTTTCGACTGCTCAATCGTCAAAACCTGATCCAGTCCCGTCATCGCCAAAACCGCCATCACTTGAGGATGGACGCTCCGGAGTACCAATTTTACTCCTTTGTCCCGCGCTACTTTTACATTACTAACCAGTGCGCCGACACCACTGCTATCTATAAATGTCGTCTGGCTCAAATCCAGAACTAATTGGTCGGTGACGGAACTCCCTTGCAAAAACTGCTGACAGCTTGTTTTAAAAGCCACTGCCTCTAGCACTGTGAGGCGAGGGGGCAGTTGCACTACAGGAGTTTCGTTGTAGAACGTAATCTGAAATTCTGCCTCTGGGTTGGGGCCTACCATGAAAACCTGGTACTAAGTTGCCACTTAATATTCTGAGCAATATTTTGCCTTAGTCAATTCAACTTCATCAAAAGTTTTTGTTAATTTTTTTTAATGCTTAAGAAATAATAATAAAAGTATATTTTTTCTTTACAAAAATACAATAACCAAGCTTGTACTAGCTGACACCTTCACAGCAACAGCCGCGCCAAAGACGGAGTGGTTAATTGAGGCACTCCAGGCAGACAATAGATTGGTAGAGAGACACACTCAATGAGTACAGCGTGAGCGAGTTGCTTGCCCTCACGCTTTTTGCAACATGACCCCTAAAACCGCCGAATCCTCGAAGGCGCGGCTGATTGAAGTCTTTTCCGCTATTCAAGGCGAAGGACTCAACGTCGGCACCCGCCAGATATTCATCCGCTTTGCCCTCTGTGACCTACGCTGTTACTTTTGCGATAGCGCCCATACCTGGCACACACCAGCCACCTGTAGCATCGAGCAGACACCCGGAGAGCGCGATTTTGAAACCCACTCCAATCCAGTAACTATCCCAATGTTACTGGATTGGATAAATCGGCAAAATCAACCCGGTCTGCACGATAGCATCAGCCTCACTGGTGGCGAACCCCTGCTTCATGCACCCTTTTTGGTAAAATTTCTGCCCCACTTGCGTGACTTAACTAAATTGCCAATTTATCTAGAAACTGGCGGTCATCGCCCGGAACAGCTGGCAACGATTTTGCCCTATATCGATTCTGTGGGCATGGATATTAAGCTGCCTAGTGTGAGCGGGGAAAGCCACTGGCAAACTCACGCGGAATTTCTCCAGCTTTGTTGGGACTCACGAGCTGAAGTTTTTGTCAAGTTAATTATTTCCAGTAAAACTGAGCCAGCTGAGCTGGAACAGGCATCTGAGTTGGTAGCATCTGTTAGCCCTGGCATCCCGGTGTTTCTACAGCCAGTGACACCCCTGGAGATGCCTCATAGTATGCCACTGCTTCCGCCAACGCCCCAGCAGGTTCTGGAGTGGCAGGTGTTGATGAAACGAAGCCTTAAGCAGGTGCGAGTTGTGCCACAGACTCATAAAATGCTGGGGCAACTTTAAATAGTTCATGGTTTATTGGAGATTTCCAATGAACCATGAATAGTCCTGATTACTAAATCGGGGTGCTAAAAATAAGGTGTTTGTATAAAGAATTGATAAAGAACCCAGAAATTTATGTGAAATTACGGTGTAGAAAATCGTCTTGAAGTATCACTTAAACTGTTCTAAATCTCTCCTTAAAAGAAGCGCCCGATGCTGAGAAAGTAAAATATCCTCGTTTTAGACATGATGCAAGCAAGGCATTGGCTTTGGGCGTTTAGTTGTTCCCTGGTGGTATCTGCACTCTCTATCGCGGCAAATACTACCTCAGCTTACGCAGTTTCCCTAGAAAGCACCCTGGCAATTCCCGGTGAAAGTACGGATTTATTCCCACTCAATGGTAGTAGTGGTGGTGCCAACATCAATCGCTTAGGTTTTTTCTCGGATATTTATTACGATCGCTACGAGAATGTGTACTACGGTTTGGGCGATCGCGGCGCAGGAGGCGGTGTCCTTTCCTATCAAACGCGGGTTCAGAAATTTTCTTTGGATGTGGACCCAAACACGGGGGCTATTAGCAATTTCAATGTGCTGAAGACAATTCTGTTTACTAAAGACGGTGAGAACTTCAACGGGTTAAACCCCACGCTACTCAACGGCGATGCTGGAAATCTCGGTCTTAGCTTTGACCCGGAGGGCTTTGCAGTTGCTCCTAATGGGAATTTCTACGTTTCAGATGAGTATGGCCCCTCTGTGTATGAGTTCAGTTCGACAGGTTCGTTCCTCAAAGCATTTACGACTCCAGAAAATATAGTTCCCAAAGTGGGAAGCGTCCCCAACTATGTTGATGGCCGCGGTACGATTACTACCGGTCGCCAGGATAACCGAGGATTTGAGGGGGTGACTCTCAGTCCTGACGGTAGTAAACTGTTTGCGATGCTGCAAGACCCTTTAGTAAACGAGGGAAGCCCCGATGGACGGCGCAGCCAGAATTTGAGAATTGTGGAATTTGATACGGCAACGCGATCGCCCGTCGCTCAATATATTTACCAGCTAGAAAGTCTTGCCGCTATTAATGATCGCATTCCGGGAACTGATGACGATTTTGGGCAAAATTCTCAAGGTCGCAATATTGGCATTAGCGCTATTACCGCCCTCAATAACAATGAGTTCTTGGTGCTGGAACGCGATAATCGCGGCGTGGGCGAAGCTGATCCTCTAGGTGAAGCTCCAGTCGCCAGTAAGCGCGTTTACAAAATTGATCTCACAGGTGCCACAGATGTCAGCAACATCAGCTTGGCAGGTACAAACACGCTACCATCTGGCGTAACACCTGTTAGCAAGTCTCTGTTTCTTGACATTGCCGAACAGCTGAAAGCCGCTGGGCAGGTAATCCCTGAGAAGGTGGAAGGTTTGGCAATTGGGCCTCAGCTCAAGGATGGTTCCTACGCAATTATACTAGGCACTGATAACGACTTTAGCGTTACTCAGGGAGATGCTGGTCAGCTGGATGTTTGCACTGATGGTACAGCCTTTAGTCTCGTCTCTATTGATAGCGGCTGTCCCTCTGGACAAAAATTGCTTCCTGCCTACCTCTACTCGTTTAA encodes the following:
- a CDS encoding right-handed parallel beta-helix repeat-containing protein, with the protein product MGISKRSLLRYAPFSGYSLSLSLLLVGMLTSTGVAQTTPSESAPFNGLGLLADESIPQGDSNEARISEDVGFSPRFGVGYSTSGAGFDAFTSFEGFVPLLQTAGSNLTFLEGRLLWSTNNSTLGGNVLLGHRFYNSSDNRIFGGYVSYDNRNTGNAVFNQLGTGFESLGENWDFRINAYIPIGDTRQVVEENVFDTGLSVSAPFFTGNFLSFVGETSRQINRRLEAAMAGFDFEAGAKIASLGDSGDIRGYAGLYYYDANGSDEILGWRTRLEVRPTDSLRLGLSVQDDATFGTNVVLSVAANFPGSRPRGSRNQTLARMGEWVARQVNIIVDEQFEAETIRDRFTVLATNPNTNEPYFFQHVNLDAQVGNGTFELPFGTLQDALSVAKSDNIIYVQPGKNLTEIPTFTLPNNVALLSTAPVQNINGVVLPLSGAGVQPIVRGGVTLGNNNTISGFAIANPNGAGITGNNISNPTIRENAIANTATDGIRLDNPTGKVTISNNNFSNIDGNGISINTANTQSELVIDSNIITRDISGFGFTGIKIVAGDDTVTTATISNNKISESMFRGIQIDAVGNSQTRLLVESNTISGSQFNGITINADENAQISTSVRLNTLRNNNVVGAFGGGEFDAQAYSNSSVCLQLDNNKSTPSTNGQDYNLANNNVGISTFQVEDTLATNTGTVTENPAPLDLPKVPRGTCGFP
- a CDS encoding YcjF family protein, yielding MAVNLRRPVLVGGVGLSLSLWMLQSLHHSVLHLGELGMLGALAVGTGFWWFGRTAKETKLPEMGKIDRETVEDAITQAQAVITQLETEAEGRVTNGKLREKVGQLVAEIDRQEIHLAVTGGKAVGKTTLIQVLKSNWVPQQQQKLDLQETPALFTATDLTIQPSSLKGKVSDSPPLLGEGLEERSDLVLFVTNGDLTDPEYQILKQLVRANHRPVLVFNKQDQYLPEEGATVLQQLRQRMLSMMMAEDVVAIAASPSPIKVRQHSSDGSVQEWMETPAPDMSVLTGRLSEILAQESQQLVWTTTFRVAGALKTEAKTALNEVRRDRALPVIEQFQWIAAATAFANPVPALDLLATAAINAQMVIDLGAMYQQKFSLQQAQTVAGTMGSLMLKLGLVELSTQTIGGILKGNAITFVAGGAVQGVSAAYLTRLAGMCLIEYFQAQEASITAEGHPFNIDQLKETLQRVFQQNQRTVFLQSFVKQAVGRILPESQQSAIAGS
- a CDS encoding asparaginase, which produces MTRGKRTQAAELEVRLLREGIIESTHRAQAVVCDNRGRVLSVAGSAETAAFVRSALKPFQALAVTTTGTLERYNLTDRDLAIICSSHKGTTQQVRQAFNILWRSDVDPSALQCPIPPGKKSPLEYNCSGKHAGMLAVCQARNWPLNTYLQRNHPVQQLILGKVAELLRMPAAEFISAHDDCGAPTYFMQLGQMATLFAQLASGNNLDMERIVRAMTHHPTLVAGEGEFDTELMRLTEGEIVSKGGAEGIECIGREGVGMGLAIKVMDGAGRAKYAVAIHLLKQMGWITPTVAETLSEHFMSLGKFKRLEVVGELSLL
- a CDS encoding CGLD27 family protein — protein: MMESTVTVCPVPTEQQPINEYQELKDSWLFCWVTQDLGDYLKKLAVLWGISWMIAAPLSAASFAPGKYLGKFIICGGAIASVGVVFALLRLYLGWSYVRSRLSSSTVFYEESGWYDGQCWTKPEEILARDRFIVTYQIQPIFQRLQRTFGILALFFVAGGIIWNFL
- the rsfS gene encoding ribosome silencing factor, coding for MSEQFKVHSTTPSTEETLLSSRTGTNGLPVRPVNAEKQNASQELAMTVATAADDRKASDIVLLNVAEVSYLADYFAIATGFSRVQVRAIAQSIEEKVETQCQRLPLRVEGKAEGSWIVMDYGDVIVHILLPPEREFYNLEAFWGHAERIEFTASQPVGE
- the yqeK gene encoding bis(5'-nucleosyl)-tetraphosphatase (symmetrical) YqeK encodes the protein MEFVAIKRDRVLAWLADNVPAPRIKHILGVEQMAASLALHYHLDVEKAATSGLMHDLAKYFKPSVLLQMAQEEGLEIDPVDEENPHLLHADVSAIVARDKFGIFDEEILQAIQDHTLGRPGMSNLSCIVFLADSLEPGRGDTRELEALRQAAWENLYKAVWLVCDYSLKYLLDTRCLIHPRTIRTRNWALQMASKKQQSAEEMIKSKKVGS
- a CDS encoding glycosyltransferase family 4 protein, with the protein product MRILIYSYNYHPEPIGIAPLMTELAEGLVRQGHEVRVVTAMPNYPQRRIYDEYKGKLYMTEKKKGVAVQRNYVWIRPNPGLLDRMMLDASFVLISLVHALKGLRPDVILLTVPPLPVAVPAAMLGWLHRCPVILNLQDILPEAAVHTGLLTNKRMIRIFEGLEKFAYWSATKISVISDGFVDNLVGKGVQENKIVLIPNWVDINFIQPLPKEDSPFRKAHQLNGKFVVLYSGNIGRTQPLTALIDAAARLKHIPEIAVVIVGEEKALQDLELYRQNIDATNVLLLPFQPRKELPQMLAAADIGMVMQKENVISFNMPSKIQLLLASGRPIIASVPSTGTAAKAVQQSKGGIVVPPEDSEALAAAILDLYKNPDKAEVLGKQGREYAIENYAFNTALDRYEKLFGEVSLH
- a CDS encoding ATP-binding protein, yielding MQKEQPLVQSRLQVETDLNALTEVLQWFEQLTLPLLPYELWWQCQVALTEGFTNAVRHAHKDLPRNTPIEIQVKVFASYLEMRVWDYGERFDLEAKLQSKLSLLNQKDFDPLENEGGRGLIFMQQFTDELCYIRMSDGRNCLLMRRKILR
- a CDS encoding anti-sigma factor antagonist (This anti-anti-sigma factor, or anti-sigma factor antagonist, belongs to a family that includes characterized members SpoIIAA, RsbV, RsfA, and RsfB.); protein product: MVGPNPEAEFQITFYNETPVVQLPPRLTVLEAVAFKTSCQQFLQGSSVTDQLVLDLSQTTFIDSSGVGALVSNVKVARDKGVKLVLRSVHPQVMAVLAMTGLDQVLTIEQSKDATTPKPGQKSDKQLPETHPSVRSWVKRCIDVVGALIGLVISAILFIPIVIAIKVDDPGPIFFSQTRCGWMGRRFRVWKFRSMCVNAEALKDKIENQATGAFFKNENDPRVTRVGRFLRKSSLDELPQFWNVLKGEMSLVGTRPPTPDEVERYEVPEWQRLDVKPGMTGEWQVNGRSQVRNFEDVIRLDLRYQQNWSLIYDIQLIVKTVLILFRKNSGAY
- a CDS encoding 7-carboxy-7-deazaguanine synthase QueE yields the protein MTPKTAESSKARLIEVFSAIQGEGLNVGTRQIFIRFALCDLRCYFCDSAHTWHTPATCSIEQTPGERDFETHSNPVTIPMLLDWINRQNQPGLHDSISLTGGEPLLHAPFLVKFLPHLRDLTKLPIYLETGGHRPEQLATILPYIDSVGMDIKLPSVSGESHWQTHAEFLQLCWDSRAEVFVKLIISSKTEPAELEQASELVASVSPGIPVFLQPVTPLEMPHSMPLLPPTPQQVLEWQVLMKRSLKQVRVVPQTHKMLGQL